The genomic interval AGCACCAGCGGATCGTCGGAGCGCGTGATGCTGCGCGAGTTCGCGACGACGGCGTACCCGAGCTTGCGGTACGCCGTGACCAGGCCGGCCCCGATGCCCTGGGACGCTCCGGTGATCACGGCAACTTTCTGGGAGTTCATGGTTCTCCTGATCCGAGGTTGTTGTACTTCGATCGTTGTCGAACCATGTGAGCTTTTCCACGACCGCTTTGCTCCCAGCTGGAAGGCTGCGCCTACTACGCTGTGAGACGTGGAGCTGCGGCAGTTGCGGTACTTCGTGGCGGTCGCCGAGGAACTGAACTTCGGGCGGGCCGCGGCCCGGTTGCACATCGCCGGCCCGTCGTTGTCGCAGCAGATCAAGTCACTCGAGCGCGATCTCGGCGTGCGGTTGTTCGAGCGCGACCGCCGGACCGTGACGTTGACGGCCCACGGCGAGACCTTGCTGCCGCAGACACGGGCGTTGCTGGAGCAGGCCGACGGGTTGCGGCGTACGGCGCGAGGGTTCGCGGCGAGCGAGCCGGTGCGGTTGGGGTACGTCAGCTGGCGGCCTTCGGATCTGGCGGAGCGGGTGTCCGGCGTCGCGCAGTTGCTGGTCGACACGTGGGTGATGCCGTCGCACACGCAGGCGGCGCGGGTCGCGGACGGGAGCATCGACCTCGCGATCTGCTGGGTGCGCGCGACAGATCTGGCCGAGCAGGAGCTGTCCGGCCGGCTGATCGGCGTCGACCGTCTGTTCGCCGTGTCCGCGGACCGCGACGAGTCCGCCGTACGTGCTGCGGACGCGGTCGTCCTGGTCGATGCGGACACCGAGGCGTGGGCGTCGTGGAACATCTACGCCGTGGAGCTCGCACGTGCCACCGGCGCCTCAGTGGTCCGGATCGACGACCACGGCATCACCGGCCCGGCCTTCTACGACCACGTACGCCGCCTGGGTCGCCCCGTCATCAGTTCACCGAAACGCGATGCGACCCCACTGCCGCGAGACTTCGCCCGCCGCCCGGTCGTCGCCCCAGCTCCACTCTGGACCTGGGCCCTGGTCGTACGCCGGGACGAGGCGCGCCCCGCCGTACTCGCTGCCGCCGAGGCCCTGACCCGGGACGTGAAGCTCGACTTCGACCTGGCCACGTCCTGGCTCCCTGCGGACGATCCGTTTCACCAGGCCTGAGAAAGAGCGGTGGTGCTCGGCGTCAGGCGGTAGCCGGCGTTCGCCGAGAACTCCGCGGACAGGGCGAACCGGTCGCCGCGAACGACTGTGTGCCGCCACTCGACCGGGCGGTTCTGGGCGGTGCCTTGGCGAACGATCGAGAACACAGCGGCATCGGCGGGGCAATGCAGCAGGGCCCGCTCGGAGTCACTCGGGTTCACGGCGCGGATGTCCTCACGCCCGTGGTCCAGGCTGATGCCGGTGCGGATGGAGAGTTCGTTGTAGAGGCTGGTGTGGGTGAAGTCGGCGTCGAGCAGCGGTTCCGCGAGCGTGGCAGGGAGCCAGACGCGGTCGAGCGCGAGTGGCTCGTCCCCGGCGTACCGCAGGCGCTCGAGGTAGAGCAGCGGGGTGGATCCGTCCAGATTGAGGCGGGCCGCGATCACGCCGTCGGCGCGGACGTCGAGCGCGCGTACGGCGCTGCGCTGCGGCAGGCCGGACGCCTCGACCGAGGAGAACAGGCTGTAGAGCGCGCCCATCGGCTGCCGGATCTCCGGGGCGGTCGCGACCCGGGGCTGGCGGCCGCGCTCGGCGACGATCAGCCCGTCGGTGCGTAGCTGGCCGAGCGCCTGGCGAACGGTGTGCCGGCTGACGGCGTACTCGTCGACCAGCGCGAGCTCTCCGGGAAAGGCGTCATCGAACTCCCCGGACCGCAGCCGCTGGACGAGATCCTCCTGCAACTGCTTCCACAGTGGCCCCCCGCCAGCACGGTCCAGCCTGCCCACGCTCATCCGTTCCTTCCGGGTTGCCAAATGTCCGGTCATCTCCTACCGTAAATGTGCGTACATTTCCGCGGGAAGGACCGGCTCAGTGGTGCACCTTGAGGTTAGGCCACAGCACACCTCGACTGCTGCTCCCCAGCTGGGGTCCCGGATGCCAGGCCTGGCCGCTGTCCTCGTACTGACGGCTGTGGCGGTCCCGCTCGGACGGCTGGTGCCGGTCGTGGGCGGGCCGGTCTTCGGAATCGTGCTCGGCGTGATCGCCGGTCTGTTCGTCCCGGTGCTCCGCTCCGAGGCATGCCGCCCCGGGTACGACTTCGCCTCGAAGACCTTGCTCCAGCTGTCGATCGTCGTACTGGGAACCGGTCTGTCGCTCCAGCAGGTCGCCCGCGTCGGGGTCTCGTCGCTGCCGGTCATGCTCGGCACACTCACGCTCGCCCTCGGGGGAGCGTGGTTCTTCGGACGGCTGCTCGGCGTCCGCGGGGACACGCAAACCCTGATCGGCGTCGGTACGGCGATCTGCGGCGGATCGGCGATCGCCGCCGCGACTGCCGCGATCGGCGCCCGGCGCTCGTCGGTCGCCTACGCGATGGCGACGATCTTCACGTTCAACATTGTCGCGGTACTGACGTTTCCGCCGCTCGGCCATCTGCTCGGCATGAGCTCGGAATCCTTCGGGCTGTGGGCCGGTACGGCGGTCAACGACACCTCGTCCGTCGTCGCGGCCGGGTATGCGTACAGCCAGGCCGCCGGTGACCAGGCGATCGTGGTGAAGCTGACGCGCTCGCTGACCTTGATCCCGATCGTGCTGACGCTGGTCGCACTGAAGATCCGGCGTGAGAACCGCGCGGCCCGTGCGCTCGACGCCTCCGCTGAGGGTTCCTACGCCGGCGCCACAGCGTCGATCCGTAAGCCGCTGCCCTGGCGCAAGCTCATCCCGCTGTTCCTGATCGGGTTCATCGCCGCCGCCGGGTTGCGCAGCGCAGGCGCCATCCCGGACTCGTGGCTGCCGACGCTGACCATCGTCGGCAGCACACTAATCACATCCGCACTAGTTGCAATCGGACTATCACTGCGGCCTCGCGAGCTCCGCGACGCAGGACCCCGGCCACTCCTCCTCGGAGCGATCCTCTGGGTCCTGGTCGCGGTCGGCTCGCTCGTACTTCAGTCCTTCTCGTAAGCCGCCTGACGCTCCTGGACCGCCTTGATCCGCGGTACGTCGAGCTTGTTGCTGCGGTCGAAGTTGTAGATGCCGTTCTCTTCCTGGAACACGTCGGTCAGCTGCGTGTAGCAGTAGCCGAACATCAGCTCGTTGTCGAGAAGAGCGTCGACCAGGCCGGCGAACCGGGTGTAGAAGTCCTCCTCGTTGGCGACCCGCTGGCCGTAGCCCCAGGAGTCCGCGGAGTTCCCGCTCTTCCCGGCGGCCGCCTTCTCCGCGTTCCACCAGATGCCGCCGAACTCGCTGCAGAAGTACGGCTGGCCGTCGTACGCGAGCGAGATCGGCTTGCCCTCGGGGCCACCGGTGTTCCCGTACGGCTTGTCGTTGACCAGGTCCGCCATCTGCTCGGCGAACTTGGCCGGGTCCTGCTCGTAGTTGTGCGAGTCCCAGACGTCCGTCTCCGGAACGCGGTGGCTGTAGCCCGAGGCGTCCAGCACCGGTCGGCTCGTGTCCGCGGCCTTCGTCGCCAGGAACATCGCGCGGGTGACGTCGTCGAGCTGGGTGATCCGGTCGTGCAGGAGTTGGTGGGTCTCGTTCAGCGGGCACCAGCCGACGATGCTCGGGTGGCTGTAGTCGCGTTCGACCGCCTCGAGCCACTGGGCGACGTACGACGCGGTCGGCTGCTGGTTGTCGCTGCCGGTGTCACCGACCCCGGAACCCCAGTCGCCGAACTCGCCCCAGACCAGGTACCCGAGCCGGTCCGCGTGGTACAGGAACCGCTCCTCGAACACCTTCTGGTGCAGCCGCGCGCCGTTGAACCCGGCCGCCAGGCTGAGCTCGATGTCGCGGACCAGCGCCTCCTCGGACGGCGCGGTCATCAGGCTCTCCGGCCAGTACCCCTGGTCCAGCACCAGCCGCTGGTACACGTGCTTGCCGTTGATCAGGATCGCCTTACCGTTGATGCTCACCGACCGCAGACCGGCGTACGAGTCGGCACTGTCGGCAATGTTGCCTTCGGCATCGATCAGCTCGAGGCGGACGTCGTACAGGTGCGGATCGGTCGTGTCCCACAGGCGGACGCGGTCGGCCGGGACCTGCAGCGTCAGGCGCGGGGCCAAGTCGAGGTCGGCGCGTACTTCGGCGGTGGTGACCTCACCGTCGGCGTCCTTGAGGGTGGCGCGGATCTTGTAGCCGGGCTTGTTCGCGGAGACCGGTACTTCGAGGTGGAAGCTGGAGCCGGCCACGTCCGGGGTGATCCGTGGGCGCTTCAGGTGCACCGTGGGTACCGCTTCGAGCCAGACGGTCTGCCAGATGCCGGTGGTGCGGGTGTAGAGGCAGCTGTGGTTGAAGTACAGCTGACTCTGCTTGCCGCGAGCCTGTGGGCCGCGGTGGCTGTCCCGCGCGCGGACGACGATGGTCGCCTCCTCGCCCGGGGCGGCGACGTGGCGCAGGTTGGCGCTGAACGGGGTGAACCCGCCGCGGTGCCGGACGACCTCGACGCCGTTCACCCACACGGTCGCGTCGTGGTCGACGGCCTGGAAGTGAAGCACCGCCTCCTTGCCGGACCAGTCCGCGGGGATCGTGACGGTCGTGCGGTACCAGACCGCTTCCAGGAAGTCGACGTCCTCGATCCCGGACAACTCCGTCTCCGGCGCGAACGGTACGACGATCCGCTGCGTCAGTTCGCGCTCGCGGACGCCGCGCTCCAGTCCGGAGTCCGACCGGTCGATCTCGAACTGCCACTCGCCGTTCAGGTTCAGCCACTCGGGCCGGACGAACTGCGGACGCGGGTACTCCGCACGAGGCTGCGTCATGAACTCTCCCGTGATCCTGATCTGGTGGGGGACACGAGCACTTTACAACGTTGAAATACACCGGGCAACGGTCAGTTTCTGCCGTTCGTGTCAGCCGCTGGGGCAGGGGAGGCCGGAGCCGTCGAGGCCGTCGCTCGTCTTGGTGGGGGTGTCGACCAGGACGAGGGTGCCGCCGGCCGCGCCGAGGAGCGCGGCCACGAGGAGAACGCATGCCAACGCTTGGATCAGCGGGTGGGATCGCGGCAGGCACGCGATGAAGCAGCCGACCGCAGCCAGGCACAAGACCAGCCCGGCGACCGTCACGGCGCCGACGTGCGGGAGCGGCGGCACGTGCTGACACTTGCCCGCGACCACAGTCTCCTGCCACTGCTGACGCTCGTGCCACCGAATCCAGTACGCGACCACTGCCGCAACCAACGCCAGCAGCCCGGCGAGGAAGCTGGCGGATCGTCGTGACATGGCGCACCACCGTAGATCCCCGAAGGGGGCACTGCCGTTACCTGGAAAGGCAGGGACTCCCGCCCGCCGGCGAATCACCGTTGACTGTCGGCATGACTGAACAGACACCAGGATCGGATCAGCGCACGCCGGCGCAGCGGTTGGTCGGAGACCTCGCGCCGAAACTGGCGGAGTTGACCGACGACGTGCTGTTCGGGGACGTGTGGGCGCGTCCGGAGCTCAGCCCACGTGATCGCAGTCTCATCACCTGCGCCGCCCTGATCGCCAACGGCAACACCGAGCAACTCCGCGGCCATCTGGCGCGAGGAGTCGGCAACGGCCTGACCGAGACCGAGATCGTCGAGGTCATCACCCACCTGGCCTTCTACGCCGGCTGGCCCCGGGCCATGTCCGCCGCGGCCGTCGCCAAAGAGGTGTTCCCGGTCCGGAGCGACGACGCATGACCAACTGGAACAACGAGGACCTCGAACGGATCGGCGAAGCCACCGAGCTGCAGATCAGCTCCCGCCGCAACGACGACAGCCTGCGGCGGTTCGTGACGATCTGGGGTGT from Kribbella sp. NBC_00709 carries:
- a CDS encoding glycoside hydrolase family 2 protein, whose translation is MTQPRAEYPRPQFVRPEWLNLNGEWQFEIDRSDSGLERGVRERELTQRIVVPFAPETELSGIEDVDFLEAVWYRTTVTIPADWSGKEAVLHFQAVDHDATVWVNGVEVVRHRGGFTPFSANLRHVAAPGEEATIVVRARDSHRGPQARGKQSQLYFNHSCLYTRTTGIWQTVWLEAVPTVHLKRPRITPDVAGSSFHLEVPVSANKPGYKIRATLKDADGEVTTAEVRADLDLAPRLTLQVPADRVRLWDTTDPHLYDVRLELIDAEGNIADSADSYAGLRSVSINGKAILINGKHVYQRLVLDQGYWPESLMTAPSEEALVRDIELSLAAGFNGARLHQKVFEERFLYHADRLGYLVWGEFGDWGSGVGDTGSDNQQPTASYVAQWLEAVERDYSHPSIVGWCPLNETHQLLHDRITQLDDVTRAMFLATKAADTSRPVLDASGYSHRVPETDVWDSHNYEQDPAKFAEQMADLVNDKPYGNTGGPEGKPISLAYDGQPYFCSEFGGIWWNAEKAAAGKSGNSADSWGYGQRVANEEDFYTRFAGLVDALLDNELMFGYCYTQLTDVFQEENGIYNFDRSNKLDVPRIKAVQERQAAYEKD
- a CDS encoding YeiH family protein, with protein sequence MPGLAAVLVLTAVAVPLGRLVPVVGGPVFGIVLGVIAGLFVPVLRSEACRPGYDFASKTLLQLSIVVLGTGLSLQQVARVGVSSLPVMLGTLTLALGGAWFFGRLLGVRGDTQTLIGVGTAICGGSAIAAATAAIGARRSSVAYAMATIFTFNIVAVLTFPPLGHLLGMSSESFGLWAGTAVNDTSSVVAAGYAYSQAAGDQAIVVKLTRSLTLIPIVLTLVALKIRRENRAARALDASAEGSYAGATASIRKPLPWRKLIPLFLIGFIAAAGLRSAGAIPDSWLPTLTIVGSTLITSALVAIGLSLRPRELRDAGPRPLLLGAILWVLVAVGSLVLQSFS
- a CDS encoding carboxymuconolactone decarboxylase family protein is translated as MTEQTPGSDQRTPAQRLVGDLAPKLAELTDDVLFGDVWARPELSPRDRSLITCAALIANGNTEQLRGHLARGVGNGLTETEIVEVITHLAFYAGWPRAMSAAAVAKEVFPVRSDDA
- a CDS encoding LysR family transcriptional regulator, whose product is MELRQLRYFVAVAEELNFGRAAARLHIAGPSLSQQIKSLERDLGVRLFERDRRTVTLTAHGETLLPQTRALLEQADGLRRTARGFAASEPVRLGYVSWRPSDLAERVSGVAQLLVDTWVMPSHTQAARVADGSIDLAICWVRATDLAEQELSGRLIGVDRLFAVSADRDESAVRAADAVVLVDADTEAWASWNIYAVELARATGASVVRIDDHGITGPAFYDHVRRLGRPVISSPKRDATPLPRDFARRPVVAPAPLWTWALVVRRDEARPAVLAAAEALTRDVKLDFDLATSWLPADDPFHQA
- a CDS encoding GntR family transcriptional regulator produces the protein MSVGRLDRAGGGPLWKQLQEDLVQRLRSGEFDDAFPGELALVDEYAVSRHTVRQALGQLRTDGLIVAERGRQPRVATAPEIRQPMGALYSLFSSVEASGLPQRSAVRALDVRADGVIAARLNLDGSTPLLYLERLRYAGDEPLALDRVWLPATLAEPLLDADFTHTSLYNELSIRTGISLDHGREDIRAVNPSDSERALLHCPADAAVFSIVRQGTAQNRPVEWRHTVVRGDRFALSAEFSANAGYRLTPSTTALSQAW